The Alphaproteobacteria bacterium HT1-32 DNA segment AATGACCAAAACAGCCTTTGTATTGCTGTTTCTTGAAACTTTCTGTTTTCCGGTAAAAATACTCGCTAAAAAGGTGATGCTGCTTGAATTCACGCCGTTTCTCTTTGATTATCTTATCGAGTATGGAAGATAACTATAAAATCGCTCTAGTAAGTCCGGGAGCGACAGGAATGGCGGGTATTAGCGTATGAGCTTCAAAGTGAAGTTCTGGGGAGTTCGGGGCAGCATCGCATGTCCGTCGGCAAGTCATGTCATCTATGGCGGCAACACCAGTTGCATCCAGATGGTCTGTGGTGGCCGACATCTGATATTCGACGCCGGTACCGGTATCCGCAATCTGGGAATCGAACTGATCCGTCAGGACGTCAAGTTTGCGACCCTGATGCTGACCCACACACACTGGGATCACATCAACGGATTTCCGTTTTTCGGTCCTGCATTCAATCCAAACTGGAATCTGCCGGTTCTTGCCGGGCATCTGCATGACAAGAATGGCGTCGAGAATGTCATTCGTATCCAGATGGCAAATCCGATGTTTCCGGTACCTCTGGAAGCCATGCAGGCAAAGCTGTCTTTTGAAGATTTCAAAGCCGGCGAAACCTTCACGCTGTACGATGATATCGTCGTCAAGACCGTCAATCTGAATCACCCCAATGATGCGACCGGCTATCGGGTTGAATATGGCGGACACGCTGCCTGTTTCATTACGGATACCGAGCATGTGCCGGGTAAACCGGATGAGAACATCCTCCAGCTTATCGAAGGTGCTGACCTTGTCATCTATGACAGCACCTATACGGAAGAAGAATTCCCGGCAAAGGTTGGCTGGGGACATTCAACCTGGGAAGAGGGGCTGAAGCTCTGCCAGATGGCCAAGGCGAAGAAATTTGCCATCTTCCATCATGATCCGGACCACAACGACAAATTCATGGCGGCTCTGGAGCAGGAAGCCCGCGGTCGCTGGGACGGTGTACTCGTTGCCCGCGACAATATGGAACTGACACTCGGCTGATAGTGTCTGAGCCGGTTTCCTAGCGTGGGAATATCCGGATGGTGATACGCCGGTTTTCTTCCTGATTGACCTGTATCGGGTTTCCCTGAGGATCACGATTAGGCACTTTTGGAATGGTGTCCGCAAAACCGGTTGCCCGCATCCGTTCCGACGCAATTCCAATACCGTTCAGATATCGCACGACGGCAGAGGCCCGCGCCGCTGACAGTTCCCAGTTCGACGGAAACCGTTCCGTGCTGATCGGGCTGTCATCTGTGTGCCCCTGAACATCCAGCCGGAATCTCTGATACCGTTCTTCAGTTAACATGCCGCCGATATCATCCAGAAAAGGCGGGGCTTCTGCTGTTAATTCGGCAGAGCCGGGCTTGAAGAAGGAACGACCGGCAAGATCCATATTGATCGAATCTGAATCGGCAGACACCGAGACCTGATCACTGACACTGTTGTTCTCGGCAACCGCTTTGACTTCCTCCCGGAATTCCCGTGTCGGGCTGGTTTCGCTGGTTTTTGTATTGATCTGCTTCTTGATACCTTCATTGATCTGCTCGAAAGCTTCCAGATCGACCTTCGAGATGGAGGTGGTCAGGACAAAGAAAGCCATAAGCAGAGTGATGGCATCGGCATAGGTCGTCAGCCAGTCTTCATCATTATCATCGCCATTACCGGGGTTCGTGAATCTGTTGTTCCCGGCCATCTCAGGATGCCTCGGTCCGGCTGACCTGCTGATCAATCTGGAAATGGATCGACGGGTCCAGATAGCTGTTCATGCGATCCTGAATGTAGCGGGGGCCCCGGCGGTCAGCCAACATGCTGAGACCTTCGGTTACCAGGAAATTCCGGAAGCGGCCAATTTCCTGGCGCTGCTGTATTTTTAGCGCGGCCGGCAGGAAAATGAGCCGGGAGAAAATCACACCATAAAGCGTGGTGATCAGGGCAATGGCGAGCCCCGGTCCGATGGCCGAGGGGTCCTGCATGTTATCCAGCATGATCACCAGTCCAATCAGGGTTCCGATCATGCCAAAGGCCGGACAGGTTGAAGCCATTGCTTTCAGAATATTTGCAGGCACCGTATTACGCTGGAATGTGGTCTCGACCGTATTCGTCATGTTTTCACGAACTTCCTCGCCCGAATATCCGCTGACGACGAGCTCAACACCGAAGGTCAGGAAAGAATCCTCCTGCCGAAGTTTACCGAGATCCTGTTCCAGTGCGATCAGGCCGTTGCGCTGGACCACATAGCCCCAGCGAATGATCCGGCCAATTTCTGACGTCAGGACATTGCGGGTGATTGCCGGTGCACGCAGGATTTGCCAGATCGCAACCAGCGAAAGCCAGACATATCGCGCTTCATAGGAGATAAACATGGCGGCCAGAGTGCCACCGATAACCAGCAGAAAACTCTGTAAGTTCAGGAAGATAAAAATATTGTCGGTACTGAGCAGAATGGCCACGATGAAAAGGCCAAAGCCGACGAATACGCCAATGATTGTCCCGAACGACATATAGATATTTTCCCCTCGCGAGAGTGGTCCCGACCGATCTCCCCAGACCGCGCAAGTATAGACAACCAACTCTGACGAAAGGGTAAACCCTAAGCTAGCGCTTTCAAAGCCTAGCGTTCACGAAAGGCTTCATGTCGCAGTTTCAGTACCGGCTTGACGAGATAATCGACAACCGACTTCGACCCGGTATGAATATCCACCGTTGCTTCCATCCCCGGCGTGATCGGGAAGTTGCCGGGAATATCACCAAGATAGGTTTTCTCTGTTTTCACGATAACTCTGAAGAAAGGGGTGCCATCCTCTTCCGTAGAAGAATCGGGCGCGACCTGAATAACAACCCCGTCAAGGCCGCCATATCGTGAATAATCATAGGTGCTGATCTTGACCGTCGCTTTCTGCCCGACCTCGACATAGCCACGGTCTACAGGACGCAGTTTAGCCTCAATAACGAGGGAATCACCTGTGGGTACGATCTCCATGATCGGATCTCCCGGACGCACAACACCGCCTATGGTGTTGAAACCGAGATTTTTGACCACCCCGTCAATCGGGCTCCGGATCTCTGTGCGCAGTTCCTGGGAGTCTGCCTGACGCATCAACTCCCGGTTACGTTCCAGTGACGCTTCAACCTTGCCCAGTTCCTCCTCTGCTTCCCGTCCGAATTTCAGGCGGACTTCCTCCAGCCGCTGGCGCGCTTCCGCGAGGGCGGATGTGGCCCGTGGAATAGAGGCCGTCAGGCTGTCCCGTTCGCCCTTCAGTGTTTCATACTCGCGAACGATGCCGAGATGTTCGAATTCCGAGATCAGGTTGTTCTTGCGCAAGCGCTGGGATTGCTCCAGCTGGCGCAGGGCGGACCTCGATGAGGCCTCCTTGCCGGTAAGCGTTGCCTGAATTTCCTCGATTTCAAGTTCCCGCTGTTCAATCTGGCGTTTCAGCACTTCGAGGGTCTGTGCAAGCTCGGCCTGACGGGCAAGGAAGGTCCGGCGTTCAGCAGAAACCATATCCGGCCGCCGGTCAGCCACATCCTGCGGGAAGACCAGGTCACTGCCGCTGGCTTCTGACGTCAGCCGGGCCTTGTTCAGCTCAAGCGCATCAATACGGACCTGAATTTCTTCCTTGTTGGCACCACCCAGAGCCAGATCCAGTTGCACCAGAGGATCACCAATCTTCACAACATCGCCTTCACGAACGAAAATTTCCTCAACAATGCCGCCTTCAAGATGCTGGATGGTCTTGATCTTGCCCTGCGGAACCACCTCTGCTGTCGCCACGGCAACTTCATCGAGCTGCGCCCAGGAAGCCCAGCCGACAAATGCTGCAAGCAATGCCATGATGCTCCAGGCAACCGGCCGGAAGGTTGGCAACGGATGTTCGTGAACAAGGTTATCAAGCGTCGTCATGATTATGTCATTCCGCTGACTGTGCCGCCGGGGCAGGGGGTGTTGCTGGTTTTGCAGGCTCCGACGCTGCAACCGAATTTGCTGTAGTCTGGGCCTTCTGTCGCTTAGAGCCGAACAGCCTCGGCAGCACTTCATGGGAGGGACCCGCCAGCGAGACCTTACCCTTGTCCAGGGCAATCACATTGTGACAGGCTGACAGCAGGATCGGGCTGTGGGTTACAACAAGCACCGTATGATCGCGGGCAAGGTTTGCCAGCGTCAGCTTGAATTCTTCTTCTGTCTGCCGGTCCAGACTGGCACTTGGTTCATCCAGCAACAGAACCGCCGGATTACCGACAAGCGCACGGGCAATCGCCAGTCGCTGCCGCTGACCACCCGATAATTGCGTCCCGGCTTCACCCACCTGCGTCCCGTAACCGTTTGGCAGATCAACGATGAAGTCATGCACCGAGGACAGTTTTGATGCTTCCAGAATGTCTTCGTCAGTCGCCCCCGGTCTGCCATGTGCGATATTCTCGCGAATGGTTCCCTGAAACAGCACGCATTCCTGAGGAACATAGCCAATCCATGTTGCCAGCTCACGACGGGTGAACTGGCTGATATCTGCGCCGTCCAGCAACACACGTCCTTCAGTCGGCTTGTAGAGCCCCTGAAGAATTTTCAGCAATGTGGTCTTGCCACATCCATTCCGACCGACGATCGCCGTCAGACCGCCCGGTTTTATACCCAGACGAATGCCGTCGACGATCGGGTTTTGCCCCTGCGGGTCATAGCTGAAAACAATATTTTCGAGGATCAGTTCGCCTGTCGGACGTTTGTGCGCAATTGGCGCTTCCTGCAGTTCTTCTTCTTCATGAAACAGTTCTCCCAGCCGCTGACCGGCCTGCTTGAACTGGGCAAAGGTCCGCCAGCTGCCAACAAGCTGGTTCAGCGGACCGAGCAGTCGCCCGGCCAGCATGTTTGTTGCGATCAGCGATCCCATTGTGATGTCCTGATTGATGATCGCGAGAGCTCCGACCGTCGTGAGGCCGACGGTCGTCAGCAAGGTCAGGGTCTGCCCCAGATTGACATAACGGTCATTCTTGCTGCCCCGTGACACCGACTGCTCAATGGTCTCTGCCTGACGCTCTTCCCAAAGCGGACGCATGGCATGATCGAGTGCCAGAGCCTTGATTGTTGTTCTGCCGCCAATCATCTCTGCGATCATCGCATCACGGCTCAGCCCGGCCTTTCGTTCTGCCTGATTGGCGTCATTCAGGGCAGCGGCTGAACGCCAGGCCAGAAGGCAGAAAAGCGGGACCGCCACCAGCAGAACCCAGGCAATCGGCCCGGCGATCACCATCACGAGACCAAGGAACATGAAGACAAAGGGCAGATCGGCAAGCAGCACAGCCGGCGCACCGGACAGAGTATTGCGCACCATCTCGACATCACGGAAGAGAGTTTGCCAGAACGCTGTCGGTCGTGATTCCAGCGACCGCATGGGCAGGGCCATGATCTTATTGAACAGCAGCCGGCCGACCTGAACATCCACCCGCAGGGCAATGGTCTGCATGATCCGGGCACGGGTTTGTTTCAGCAGGAAATCAAACAGCAGCACCAGTGCCATGCCCACAGCCAGTCCCTGCAGGGTGCTGAACCCCTGATGAAAGACAACACGGTCATAGACCTGAAGCACGAATACAGGCACTGCCAGTGCCAGAATGGTGACGAAAAAAGAGATCAGCAGGACTTCGCGGAATACACCCCGTACCGGTTTCAAGACCGGCTTCAGCCACGCCAGAGATTTGGTCGATTTTTCAGCCATTTACGCCACGCCTGTCATCCACTACCGGATAGTAGCAGGGCATCGGGTCCGCGTCATCCCGTGGCTTGAGGCTTGTTGGTCATTGTCCGCCGCTCTCGACGAAAATGTTGCTTGCGCCGAACCCGCTGACATTACCATTGAAGTCCGCGACCTTGGTCACGGTAAAGCCGGAACCTGAGCCATCTTCATCATAGTACAAGGCGTCATTACCTGTCGCACTGTCGAAGAAAATGAAGGTCGGTGTGCCGGACGTGCCGTCAAGCCCACCGGGCAGCACACTGGATGAGGCGAAGTTCACAGCACCAAGAATCGTTCCGCCAAGCAACCCGCCGAATGCACTACCGTCAAAGGACAGGGTGTCTTCTGTCGCCGAGAAATCCATGATCGTGTCGCCAAGCTCTGACGTGCCTGTGTAAAGAACCGTATCGTTTCCTGCCCCGAGATAAAGAATATCGCCCCCGGCACCGCCATCGAGCGTATCATTCCCCGCACCACCGAGCAGCGTGTCATTACCCGAGCCACCGAAAAGAGTATCTGCGCCGTCGCCGCCATGCAGGGTGTCATTACCGTTCGCGCCGGCCAGTTCGTCATTTCCGGCACCGCCAAACATCGCATCATTGCCTGATCCGCCAGCCATCACATCACTGGAAGAACCACTGACAATCAGTTCATTCGAGGGGCTGCCAGTCAGTCCGGTGAGAATGTTATAGACTGTCGAAAGCGCCCCAACATCAAGAGATTCAATGGGTTGACCGTTGTAATGATCTTTCAGGATGATGTTGGCCCCGCCATTGACGGTCAGCACCAGATCGTCGCCAATCCGCGATGCACTGTCAAAGGAGGTTGCTGCGCTGAGGACAACCCTGTCAGTGCCGCCGCTTTCTGTAATGCTGTCATTGCCGTCACCGGCTGCATAAAGATAGGTGTCACTGCCCGAACCACCATTCAGGGTATCGTTGCCCGCACCACCATCCAGCGTCGCGCCACCCGTACCGCTGTTCAGCGTATCATTGCCGGCGCCGCCCACGAGAGTATCTGAACTGCTGAGTCCGCCTGACGTGATGAGATCATCACCGCCTCCACCAAGCAGATAATTCGAAGATGAGCCGGTGAGGGTATCGCCATAATCAGAGCCGGTAACCTGCTCGATGCTGCTGAGGCTGTCATTACCCGCACCACCAGTTGCCTGCCCGGTATTCAGATTCACGGTAACACCTGCTGTCGCTGCACTGTAATCAGCCCGGTCCACGCCGCTGCCACCGATCAGCGTATCATTACCGCCAAGCCCGGCCAGAATATCGTTGCCACCGCTGCCATTGATAACATTACTGCCGGAATCACCGGTGAGAGTGTCTCCATAACCAGAGCCCTTGAGATTCTCGAACCCTGATATCGCATCTGTTCCGGCACCTGTAGCCACACCGGTCGTAAGATCGACTGTGACTGAACCGCTGGCATAGGTGTAATCGAGAGAATCATTCCCGTTTCCGCCAATAATGCTGTCATTCCCGATACCGGCAAAGGCCGTATCATTCCCGTCACTCAGGAAAATCAGGTTGTTCCCGCTATTGGCCGTTATCGTGTCATCCGTGGCGGACCCAACGATGAAGTTATCGCCAGAATCACCGGTTGTTCCGGTCAGAATACTATAGACCTTTGACAGAACAGCGTAGCTCAGGCTTTCCAGCGCA contains these protein-coding regions:
- a CDS encoding MBL fold metallo-hydrolase — its product is MSFKVKFWGVRGSIACPSASHVIYGGNTSCIQMVCGGRHLIFDAGTGIRNLGIELIRQDVKFATLMLTHTHWDHINGFPFFGPAFNPNWNLPVLAGHLHDKNGVENVIRIQMANPMFPVPLEAMQAKLSFEDFKAGETFTLYDDIVVKTVNLNHPNDATGYRVEYGGHAACFITDTEHVPGKPDENILQLIEGADLVIYDSTYTEEEFPAKVGWGHSTWEEGLKLCQMAKAKKFAIFHHDPDHNDKFMAALEQEARGRWDGVLVARDNMELTLG
- a CDS encoding OmpA family protein, whose protein sequence is MAGNNRFTNPGNGDDNDEDWLTTYADAITLLMAFFVLTTSISKVDLEAFEQINEGIKKQINTKTSETSPTREFREEVKAVAENNSVSDQVSVSADSDSINMDLAGRSFFKPGSAELTAEAPPFLDDIGGMLTEERYQRFRLDVQGHTDDSPISTERFPSNWELSAARASAVVRYLNGIGIASERMRATGFADTIPKVPNRDPQGNPIQVNQEENRRITIRIFPR
- a CDS encoding flagellar motor protein MotA, with product MSFGTIIGVFVGFGLFIVAILLSTDNIFIFLNLQSFLLVIGGTLAAMFISYEARYVWLSLVAIWQILRAPAITRNVLTSEIGRIIRWGYVVQRNGLIALEQDLGKLRQEDSFLTFGVELVVSGYSGEEVRENMTNTVETTFQRNTVPANILKAMASTCPAFGMIGTLIGLVIMLDNMQDPSAIGPGLAIALITTLYGVIFSRLIFLPAALKIQQRQEIGRFRNFLVTEGLSMLADRRGPRYIQDRMNSYLDPSIHFQIDQQVSRTEAS
- a CDS encoding HlyD family type I secretion periplasmic adaptor subunit → MKCCRGCSALSDRRPRLQQIRLQRRSLQNQQHPLPRRHSQRNDIIMTTLDNLVHEHPLPTFRPVAWSIMALLAAFVGWASWAQLDEVAVATAEVVPQGKIKTIQHLEGGIVEEIFVREGDVVKIGDPLVQLDLALGGANKEEIQVRIDALELNKARLTSEASGSDLVFPQDVADRRPDMVSAERRTFLARQAELAQTLEVLKRQIEQRELEIEEIQATLTGKEASSRSALRQLEQSQRLRKNNLISEFEHLGIVREYETLKGERDSLTASIPRATSALAEARQRLEEVRLKFGREAEEELGKVEASLERNRELMRQADSQELRTEIRSPIDGVVKNLGFNTIGGVVRPGDPIMEIVPTGDSLVIEAKLRPVDRGYVEVGQKATVKISTYDYSRYGGLDGVVIQVAPDSSTEEDGTPFFRVIVKTEKTYLGDIPGNFPITPGMEATVDIHTGSKSVVDYLVKPVLKLRHEAFRER
- a CDS encoding ATP-binding cassette domain-containing protein, with protein sequence MAEKSTKSLAWLKPVLKPVRGVFREVLLISFFVTILALAVPVFVLQVYDRVVFHQGFSTLQGLAVGMALVLLFDFLLKQTRARIMQTIALRVDVQVGRLLFNKIMALPMRSLESRPTAFWQTLFRDVEMVRNTLSGAPAVLLADLPFVFMFLGLVMVIAGPIAWVLLVAVPLFCLLAWRSAAALNDANQAERKAGLSRDAMIAEMIGGRTTIKALALDHAMRPLWEERQAETIEQSVSRGSKNDRYVNLGQTLTLLTTVGLTTVGALAIINQDITMGSLIATNMLAGRLLGPLNQLVGSWRTFAQFKQAGQRLGELFHEEEELQEAPIAHKRPTGELILENIVFSYDPQGQNPIVDGIRLGIKPGGLTAIVGRNGCGKTTLLKILQGLYKPTEGRVLLDGADISQFTRRELATWIGYVPQECVLFQGTIRENIAHGRPGATDEDILEASKLSSVHDFIVDLPNGYGTQVGEAGTQLSGGQRQRLAIARALVGNPAVLLLDEPSASLDRQTEEEFKLTLANLARDHTVLVVTHSPILLSACHNVIALDKGKVSLAGPSHEVLPRLFGSKRQKAQTTANSVAASEPAKPATPPAPAAQSAE